Within the Pan troglodytes isolate AG18354 chromosome 2, NHGRI_mPanTro3-v2.0_pri, whole genome shotgun sequence genome, the region CACATGACCCTCTGTGAACATCAGTTTTGGGATTTAAGATTCAACTTAATCTACTATAACCTCATCTTAGCTAATTATatctacaaagaccctatttccacaCAAGGTCACATCCTGGCCCACATTTAGTTGAGCCTGATGTTTGGAGGGACAATATTTAACCCAACACAGCTACCTAGTGCTTTGGTAAACATGGTTATGGCTAGAGATgtgcaaatataaaatttatagattGTTCTGCTAATTGTTCTGCTAAATCCCAGGTGGCTTAAGTATCATGGGCTTTGTACTTAGCTCCTACTTTGATAGGTAATGGTACTTGAGACAGGATTGTAAAGGTGGAGCAGAAACATTACAGAAATGTGCTGTTCCCTTCCAGCTTCAGAAGGGAAGTGGCATCAGAACTGGGTTTGGAAATTTAGGGTGAAGCATTCCAGGCTGTGGATATCCTGTGAGCCCTCTGGATCTACCCAGTTCCCCTGTGAATCAGCTCAGTGGATCCTTAGGTCACACAGGATCCTCTTAGGCAGAGAATGCAGTGTGGCACCTAACCACTGGAGTCATGGGTggtgtgcttttttgttttgttttgttttgtttaaatagagaccaggtttcaccatgttggccaggctggtcttaaactcctgagcccaagtgatttgcctgcctcggcctcccaaagtgctgggattacaggcattagcctctgtgcctggcctccatggGTGTTTTTGGGGCTGCACCTTTGAGCGTGTCTTGCATGCCATGAATGTGTCAGCTGTCATCCAGAGCAAGTCAAACTGTTGGGCAGGaagaatattcataaaaataaggTAGATCATGTATTGTATGATGATGCCATCTATATGAAATAAAcagaacaggccaggcgcagtggctcatgcctataatgccagcactttgggaggtctaggtgggcagatcacttgagcccaggagttcgagaccagcctaggcaacgtgacAAGATTCCCCCatctctatttgaaaaaaaaaaaaagaaagaaaaagaaatgcccaGGACAGACAGATCTGTAGAGAGACAGTAGATTAGTGATCGCCATGGGGTAGAAGGAGGGAAGTGGAAATGAATCCTTAATGGTAATGGCCTTTGCTTTTTGGGTGGTGAAAATGTTCTGTAGCTAGATAGTGGTGGTGATTATACAACACTGAACATACTAAGTGTGactaatggtaaattttatgatagGAGCTAAGTGGCCTGACGAGACACAATGGCTGAACTTTTGTCCCAGGTGTTTTATCAGCTGAGAACTATTAATAACAGTgttttactctgtgccaggtgctgagCTCAGCTCTACCCATGCATTTCCCTCACATCTACACTTTACCAAGGTTGGAGAGGACCAGGAGCTTGTCCAAGGCCTTACAACTAGTAGGAGGCCCTAAACTAACCCAGGATTGGAACCTGGGTTACCTGACTCCAGGGATGACTGGCCTGGTTTGCTCCGGACTGTCCCAGTTTTAGCATTGAAAGTCCCACATCCCAGAAACCCCTCAGTACAGAGCAAACTGGATGATTGGTCACTCTGATTCCTAAGCCCATACCAGGCTCCAGTTTGGGCTTCCCTGACACCCTCCTGATGACACCCTCCTGATTGAATCACCTACCCTGAAACCTGTTGTACCAAGAGCAATCACTTTGGAGTCCCTGATTTAATAGCTCGGTATCTCAAAGAAATCCTTGTGGCTTTTCAAGACACACCATGTAATATTAATGATAACACCATGCCTTCTGTCTGGATTAATTTTTTATGAACAATAATACGTCTGATTAAACTGGCTGATTTACTACGGCTGGTACAGGGTGGCGTGTGTGGTGACGTGTAGATGGTCTCTGACCACGGGGCACAGCTTCTTAGGTAGATCGGGGGATATTCCCAGTGTGCACTTGGTGTTCGTTCTGCCTGGGGTGAGCTGTGTTGCCAGTGCCTTGACAAAAGCAGGATGGATTAGCCACTACCCTGTCGCACACCCTCACGTAAGGGATGTTCCTGGCCTGCGGGGTTTCGCCTAGGCAGAGGGTGAGGCCAGGAAGTCTGGGGAAGTTGCTTGTGTGGCTGGAGTTGTACATTTTACATCTGATCCTCATTCCCAGTTTTCATCTGTCACCCAGCTACCCTGGTTTTGCTGTGTCAGAGTATCTCTTAATAGTTCTGACATTCACTGTGTAGGTGCTATTTCTCATGCAAAGAAATCCAGCTCTTGCCAGCAACTCCTTTAGTTACATGTCAAACAGATGCCAGTCTCTCCCTAAGTGCCTGTTTTCCTTCCAAGGGAGTGAATCAAGTGGTCTGGGAACCCAGGGTGTCAGCTTTTCAAGTCTGACAGAGCAGATTCAAATGTTTTGTATAAGGAATGACAGTCCTTCTAATGCCTCGAAgttgtttctttttggttttccagCTGAGCATCGAGCAGGCCCAGACGGTGGCGGAACAGGTGGAGATGAAGGCGAAGGTTGTGCAGTCGGAGGTCAAAGCCGTGACTGCGAGGCATAAGAAAGCCCTGGAGGAACGCGAGTGTGAGCTGCTGTGGAAGGTAACAGGGAGAGCTCCCCCACCCAGGCTGTGCCCACTCGGCTTCCATGAACCTCAGCAGCACTCTACGGGACTCTTTACAGATCCAGGAGCCAAGCTCTAAGTTTAAAACACTTCGTAATTTTCCAGAAAGCCTGTTAGCAGAAAGATGCAGGGGGTCCCTGGAACATTGTGGGTGCTGTCTGCGGTAAAACAACAAGAAGCCTTTTCAGAAGTACGTGGGTAACCAAGACTGGAAGCGGTCTCCAGTTTTATATTGCATTCACTCAAAAGGAGGCTAAAGAAGGGAGCATAGTCGAAACTGTTGTTAAGAAAGGCAGGCTGGTAGGAAACATCCCTATTTTTGGTGACCTGGCTGGTTGCACTTCCTGACCTCTTGTGGAAAACCAGTTTTCCTCTTCGGAGGGCAGTGAGTGTGTGTCCTTTCTTCCTGTTGGAGCAGGAAAGAGTGCCGAGCACACTAGTGTGCTGTTTAGATAAAAATCAGCTAGAAAGACTACTTGCCCCACCCAAGCCAGCATTCCAACTGttccttttctgattttatgtCCCCACTCAGAAAGGAGGAGAGTTAGGTCTATGAAAGGGCCAGTACTCCATGCCAATTCTTTAACTATAATTACGTTCTCTGAACACACGAAAAAGACTAGAGCTGATTTATAAGGGTATCCTTGTGGAGTGTGCCTGTTTCCATCTCCAAACAATATGATGATGGTGGGGATGGCACCTCAGTTTCTGCAAGTGAACTTTGCTAACTACTGGGCCCTACGATGTTCTGCATGGCGTCCCTGGATTTTGCATTGCATTTTCCATGTAGTTAACTTCACAACTGGATGGATGCTTTCTGCCTCTTCTGACCTCTTAAGGAATATGGCTCAATTGCTTTCTGACAAGAGACTTTGGAGGTGTTAGTCCAAGATTTTTAATTCAgcatattttttgagcacctttGTGGGCATGACATCGTTTTCAGACACTCAGATGTCCCCATGGGTCTGCCAGTGTCATGCCACCCACGAATGTTAATTATAACTGAGGGGCCCATTTCTTGCAACCTGAGAGCTTTGTAGTGAACTCTGCCACAAACTCGCTCTTCTGGATTTCCTGATGAAAAAGGCCTTTGTGTGTGGGGGTTTCTGCCGCTTTCACCTTAGTTACCCTCCCTCCTGTGAGGCTGACCTACTGTCCTCTCTAAAGGCAGTTCTGTTTCAGAAGAAATAGCAAGTTTTTACTCTTGGGAGAAGCCTATTTGAAAGAAGAGTCCATCCCTTCTTCATTGTAGTAAGCAGTTTCTGCTTGCCCAAAAATTCATCCTCAGAGCATTCCAAAATAAGCTTCCTTATTTTGGATACTTTTGCTATAGAACCTTGCTCCAAATCCTGTGGGGTCCCTCTCTCTTTGACTaattactgacttttttttttttttttttttttcctgttccttcCCAGCAAATCCCTCTTACTTTGCCTGTCTCTGTCTGGGCATCTCTTTGTTACAAGTTTTGTTTTCCTGCATCTCTGGTTACTTTAAGATATATAAGTGCAAGGATTAAGACAACCCTGTTGTAAATATCCAGATGCCTCTCTTCATTCTTGGGCCTTATGTATTTCCAGTGGACTTggctacctcatggggttagctGCATATATATAGTTCATGGGTAAGAACCAAAGGTGGAGGTTTGGCCTAATGGGCAAATATTCTTTAATCTGTCCCCACGTGGGCCTCTCCATACACATGTATCCTGGTTCACTGAACAGATGAAAAAGCAGGAATGCACGAAATCATATAATCACCCCTCCCACCCTAAAGGGAAAGTCAGGTTGAAATCCAGCTCTTTCAACAGTGGACGCTTATTCTGAAATAGCCTTCTATGGCTTTCAGATCTGTAGAACAACTCAAGTCATGGTCCTCTGTGAAAACTATTTGGATAAGTTCATTCCCTTCACAGGGGGACATTGCTTAGAATTAGAGAACTTTTAAAGAATAGAGAAACTAATGTTTCATTGGTAAAACAAAATTCCATATTTCTAAATAGCATGGTTTGAGAACCTCAAGCAGGAATTATTTTGGCAGGTTAGAATCCATGTCCATATATATTATAGCATTTTAGATTTAAAGGGCTCTTTTGGAAATAATACAGACATGCCAAAAGCGTGCTATGTTAAAATTTGGGGTACAGGGCTTCTCAGGTTCCCAGTTGGGTTTTTAAAACCATTCTTAAAATACagaagtaaagagaaactggcccaagcacagtgactcacgcccataatgccaacactttgggaggctgaggtaggaagattgcttgagtccaggattttgaGGCCACCCGTGGCAACattaagaccccatctctaccaaaaaaaaaaaatggtgcccTGTGGTGGTGGTCTCCTTTAATACACATTTCCCAAGCTAATCCTTTtgaggtttgttgttgttgttgttgttgttttgagacggagtttcgctctggactgcagtggcacgatctcggctcactgcaacctccgtctcctgggttcaagcgattctcctgcctcagcctcccaagtagctgggattacaggcacctgccaccacgctcggctagttttgtatttttagtacagagaaggtctcactatgttggccagactggttttgaactcctgacctcaggtggtccacccatcttggcctcccaaagcatgagccactgtgctgggccccaAACTAATTCTTTAAGAATATGAATCTGTCATGTCACTCCCCTACTGAAAGCTGTGGTTGTGAAATGCTGAGCCTGTGCCCACAGCAGGACCtttgctgtttcctttgctgagATAGCTCTCCCTATGGCCTTTTGCCTAGTCTCAACCTGTAGGTCTGAACTTGTGAAAGGCACTGTCCCTCAGTGCTCTTTGTCTGTATCAGGGCCCCTAGACACTGTCTTTCACatcctttttctactttttaacacCTATCACTATCTGACATGATCCTTATTTCTTCGTTTGCTTTTCTAAACTACAACTCTGTGTGAGCAAGgaccatattttatattttctgtgggTTACTGCAGTACCTCCAATGCCTGGCAAAgtgtaggtgctcagtaaactcCTTTGTCAAATggctgtttttggttttggtggtgggatcttgctatttttttaaggtgggatcttgctgtatcacccaggctggagtgcagtggttattcacagATACAGTCATGGCACGCTACAGActcagcctcctaggctcaagtgattcttccacctcagcttcccgagtagctgggactacaggtgcacagcactgtgcccagctctagatggctgtttttaacttttattttttttaatttatagcttacagaaaagttgcagtaATAATAGTAACTCCATATATTCCTTCTCCAGATTTACTGATTATGTACGTTTTGtcccaattattattattattatgattattattattattattattattttgagacggagtctcgccctgttgcctaggttggagtgcaatggtgtgatctctactcactgcaacctccgcctctcgggttcaagcgattctccccacatcagcttcccaaatagctgggattacaggcacctgttaccacacttggttaatttttgttatttttagtagagacagggttttgccatgttggccagactggtctcgaactcctgacctcaggtgatctgcctgcttcgtcctcccaaagtgctgggattacaggcatgaggcgtgcgtgtatgtgtgtgtgtgtgtatgtatgtatgtatgtatgtgtatatatgtttgtgatCTGAGAGTGAGTTGGCATATTGGAAACACAATGCCTTTACCCCTAATCACATTACAATTACAGAAATCAGGAAGTTTGATTTTGATACAGTACTAGCATCTACTCCTCAGTCCATAATCAAGGTTCAACAATTGTCCCAACAGTGCTTTTCATAGCTAGCCACTCCCTCCAGTCCAGAGTCACTAATTACATATAGTTGTCCTGTTTCTAGTAACTATCCTCTGTAACCCAGAACAGTTTCTTCAGGTTTTTTGGTCCATTTTGATTTTGCTGCTTTTGAAGAAAGACAGATGTCTTTTGTAGACCATCCCACAATACGTGTTTGTCTGATGCTTCCTTGTGATTAGTTGTGGCTTATGTGGTATTTTCTGTGCTTGGCTCTAAGCCTCTGTGTCTTTCTCCACTCTTGCTTTTCCTTCCAGGTAGAAAAGATCCGCCAGGTGAAAGCCAAGTCTCTGTACCTGCAGGTGGAGAAGCTGCGGCAAAACCTCAACAAGCTTGAGAGCACCATCAGTGCCGTGCAGCAGGTCCTGGAGGAGGGTAGAGCGCTAGACATCCTACTGGCCCGAGACCGGATGCTGGCCCAGGTGCAGGAGCTGAAGACCGTGCGGAGCCTCCTGCAGCCCCAGGAAGACGACCGAGTCATGTTCACACCCCCCGATCAGGCACTGTACCTTGCCATCAAGTCTTTTGGCTTTGTTAGCAGCGGGGCCTTTGCCCCACTCACCAAGGCCACGGGCGATGGCCTCAAGCGCGCCCTCCAGGGTAAGGTGGCCTCCTTCACAGTCATTGGTTATGACCACGATGGTGAGCCCCGCCTCTCAGGAGGCGACCTGATGTCGGCTGTGGTCCTGGGCCCTGATGGCAACCTGTTTGGTGCAGAGGTGAGTGATCAGCAGAATGGGACATACGTGGTGAGTTACCGACCCCAGCTGGAGGGTGAGCACCTGGTATCTGTGACACTGTGCAACCAGCACATTGAGAACAGCCCTTTCAAGGTGGTGGTCAAGTCAGGCCGCAGCTACGTGGGCATTGGGCTCCCGGGCCTGAGCTTCGGCAGTGAGGGTGACAGCGATGGCAAGCTCTGCCGCCCTTGGGGTGTGAGTGTAGACAAGGAGGGCTACATCATTGTCGCCGACCGCAGCAACAACCGCATCCAGGTGTTCAAGCCCTGCGGCGCCTTCCACCACAAATTCGGCACCCTGGGCTCCCGGCCTGGGCAGTTCGACCGACCAGCCGGCGTGGCCTGTGACGCCTCACGCAGGATCGTGGTGGCTGACAAGGACAATCATCGCATCCAGATCTTCACGTTCGAGGGCCAGTTCCTCCTCAAGTTTGGTGAGAAAGGAACCAAGAATGGGCAGTTCAACTACCCTTGGGATGTGGCGGTGAATTCTGAGGGCAAGATCCTGGTCTCAGACACGAGGAACCACCGGATCCAGCTGTTTGGGCCTGATGGTGTCTTCCTAAATAAGTATGGCTTCGAGGGGGCTCTCTGGAAGCACTTTGACTCCCCACGGGGTGTGGCCTTCAACCATGAGGGCCACTTGGTGGTCACTGACTTCAACAACCACCGGCTCCTGGTTATTCACCCCGACTGCCAGTCGGCACGCTTTCTGGGCTCGGAGGGCACAGGCAATGGGCAGTTCCTGCGCCCACAAGGGGTAGCTGTGGACCAGGAAGGGCGCATCATTGTGGCGGATTCCAGGAACCATCGGGTACAGATGTTTGAATCCAATGGCAGCTTCCTGTGCAAGTTTGGTGCTCAAGGCAGCGGCTTTGGGCAGATGGACCGCCCTTCCGGCATCGCCATCACCCCCGACGGAATGATCGTTGTGGTGGACTTTGGCAACAATCGAATCCTCGTCTTCTAATTGCATTTCCTAGGTTTCTGTGTTTGGGGTGTGTGtacgtgtctctctctctctctctctttctctctctctctttttgaattTCAAAGAAGAAACAGTCTCagggaaatttcttttttctttttctttttttaaagagaacaaGAAAAGTACAACATTGCTTAAGTCCTacctcatctttatttttttacagatgaatgTACTTATCTTTTCTGCAGGGATTGAGCCTGTGAAGTGATAATTTCTATCTACCTCATAAATCTTTACATTTCCTTCTGCAACAGGCCCTCTTCCCCTCCTCAGTGGAGTTTGCATTTCCCTCTTCCCCTGCGTGGGGCATGATATGCACAAGCCTGGCATCTGTATGGCTGGGAGGGCACTggatgtgtgtggtggggtgtaTTCTGTAGATTGAGCCAAGGaaacacaaaaaaaaactactaagtaaaaaaacaaaaaactataaaacatggaaaaaatagGATTTGAAATGCATAATTATAGAATACCTGTGTTCTTGAGAATACTGTTTATATGGGGTTTAGATTATGTTGTGTTGTTTTGATCTTTTTGGaaaatcttctctttttaaatgctGCAACAGAGAAATTTCCTCTGTTCTCTGTTTATACCTCAGTGTGTTTAACATCCTCTTCTGCATCGTTTCTTGATCTTAGACGTTGTGGCTGTGGCTTGCTAGCCAAGAAAAGCAGACCCTTCATATTTTAGGGTATataatctttgtttcttttaagggagggtgtgtgcgtgtttgtttCAAAGCCATCTTGCACCCAAGTAGTAAAGCTGAAAATGACACACTGCCTCCCAAAGAACCTCTCCTTTTCACACTTTGGTTTCTTAAAAAAGTATATAGATGGTAGCTCAGGATTTTTGATTAAACGTATTCTCAAAAGTTATGCTTTCTTATTTTGCTGTTAGGTTATAAAGGGttaaatggaaggaaaaaggaaattaacCTCGTTCTCAGAGAGAAGGTTTTGAGGCATGGGCTGACGTGGACATGAATGTGGGTGGACATGCGTGTGCTGAGGGAGTCAGGGAGCACATTAAAGAACAAGGCACCCCCAAACTATAGGAACTCCACAGAAAGGGCAGGGTCCGCCCTGACCCGCGAGTGCATGTTGTTCTGTAGTGCTAGGGGTTTCTTTTCCTAAGAAGAGTAGGCAAAGGaaagaacttttattttacaaGCACAATTTTTTCCTGCTTTGAAAGTTCAGGGAAATAGAAGGTTTGAAAGTCAAATTAATACCAACAGCCCAGTCCCACACCCTCTGCTTGGGTCACTTTTTATAGGATTGTTTGCACCCAGGCCATGCTTTAGGACCTCATGGTTAACATgaatccccccaccccccctccccccaaggCCTTTGACCATAAAGGATCTAGAAACCAAATTGTCCCAACCTGAAATGTAGGATGTAATGTCTTTTCTTAAACCTGTAACTCGGTACCAAAGAATGAAAATTTAAGGCTCCCACTGCAGAACTGTGGGGTAGAATCTGTGTCACTTTACAGGATTGGTTGGTTGTAAGCTGGACTTGGGTACAAAACTTGTGCTTCTGGGCATTGTCTGTCTTTCAAGTGCAAAGCAGATGTAGCTGATACCCTGCTTGTCAGAACCCAGTGGGTTCCTGCATTGCCCCAGATACTGAAATAAGAACCAAATTCTGGAGGAGCCCTCCTCAGGGAAAAGAGGGACTCTCAAACAAACGTCAGTGACTTACAAGGGAGACCTCTTGTTTAAAGACTTATGGATCAACTTCTGTTCCTCTGTTTAAGAGAAATTTCTATTGCAAAATGGGTATCGTTTTAAATGAGCAGAACAGATTAACAAATGGAGCAATTTGTTTCTGTTATCCCAATAGAAAAGGAGATGATGGGGACAATGTGACAAGTCAATCAAGTTGCTTTTCCCGTACACCTCTTTTGGACACCTCTTTTGGACATTTAATTTACTACTACTACAAGCTACTCTGTCTCTTCCCATTGCTTTAATTCTAGGGTTTCTGAGTGACCaaaatgggaaggaaaaaaaaaacctcatctcACAGAGGAGAACTGCATGCAATAAAAGATTCAAAAGTTGGAAAGTAGCTTCAAACTGCTGCTGGCTCCCAGCTGCTGTTACAGGGTGGGAAGGTATTAGGAAATGTTGTTTGTTAGAAGCTCCTTTTACTGTAGAATTTAATAGTGAATCCTTCCCCAATGCCTATTCAGTTGCCTTTTGGCCGTTAAGCTCTAAGTTCTTTGGTAAAGAGTtaatataattaaacatttttactgttttctattttggaGTAACTTGGTGCTgatcttccttccctttccccagcTGCCCAACAAGCCACCCTTTAAACACCAAAGACAACTGGTTTTAAatgcttgaaaaaaattttattgaggaGATGGATCTTGATTAAAATCTTTTCATGATCATTTTCATtctgctcttttctttctaatttcccCAGATGTAGGAAAATTTTGGGACCTGAATGAGAAATGTTCTTGGTGCATAACAGTAACTGGAGCTCCTTATTTGACATTTTACTGTGGATGTGATCGAAAAGCCAAGATTTTCGCTCCATGGCTGAAATTATCAGGTCTTAATTTACAGACTTGTAAATTTGCAGGCTTAGAGCAACTAGAACTATCCCCTGAAATATGTGTGTAGGTCAGAGATACTACCTCTTTGTCCTCAGTGGTGGTATATCTATCTCCTTACCTTTCTGTACCCAAAATGGTGCACGACTGGTATTTGAGAAACATGGTCACATTTGgaaagcttttgtttttaaaacattggcGGTTTTTCCTGCCCGCGGTTGACTCCTGACCCATAGGGATTGGTGCGAAGCACTTTGGAGAGTGTTTATTGTATGATGTGAAATGTTCTAAATCAAGGAAAGATGATAAAAGCCAACATTTGGCAGTCCCTAGTGTGAAACTGTGAAAAGTACCTGTGTTTAAATGCATAATCTCCTGCCCGGGTAATGCCAGGTAGCCAGGAGTTGGGTCAAAGAAGGGAGTCTTCATCCTGATGGAAAAAATAAGGTCCTGGGTATTATGAGGTAGGAGAATAAAAAGGTTTCTGGGGAGTAAGTGTGACAATTACTAGTCCCCATGGAGGTCTGATCTGGTCAGGTGGCAAGGGTTGGGTGGGGTATGATGTAAGCTCAGTTTATGTGTGGAGATGCCCATTGGGTTTGGATATATAGGTTTGAGTATTGAGATGTTTAAAGGACATCTAACCCATAGGTAAAAACTACTTTTGCTTGACACTGACTTAGCATTTCAAAAGTGTTATTTTTGGTCCCAAGATCTAATGCTGTCTCAGAACATGTGCCCTGTTGTGGCTGCAAGTGGCACTCAAGTTGACTAGAGCACAGTGACCTGGGCTGTACCCCAAGTGCACTAACTCCTCAATGCCCTTTTAAGTCTAACTTATTTGGGAAACACATAACAAAGGGTACCATAAACCGAATCCAAATTACGTGTTGGGCCAAAAATGTTGCCAGAACTGAGGCACTTTGTGATGGAGTTGCAAGAGATAGCTTGAGATCGGCTCAGTCTG harbors:
- the TRIM71 gene encoding E3 ubiquitin-protein ligase TRIM71, encoding MASFPETDFQICLLCKEMCGSPAPLSSNSSASSSSSQTSTSSGGGGGGPGAAARRLHVLPCLHAFCRPCLEAHRLPAAGGGAAGEPLKLRCPVCDQKVVLAEAAGMDALPSSAFLLSNLLDAVVATADEPPPKNGRAGAPAGAGGHSNHRHHAHHAHPRASASAPPLPQAPQPPAPSRSAPGGPAASPSALLLRRPHGCSSCDEGNAASSRCLDCQEHLCDNCVRAHQRVRLTKDHYIERGPPGPGAAAAAQQLGLGPPFPGPPFSILSVFPERLGFCQHHDDEVLHLYCDTCSVPICRECTMGRHGGHSFIYLQEALQDSRALTIQLLADAQQGRQAIQLSIEQAQTVAEQVEMKAKVVQSEVKAVTARHKKALEERECELLWKVEKIRQVKAKSLYLQVEKLRQNLNKLESTISAVQQVLEEGRALDILLARDRMLAQVQELKTVRSLLQPQEDDRVMFTPPDQALYLAIKSFGFVSSGAFAPLTKATGDGLKRALQGKVASFTVIGYDHDGEPRLSGGDLMSAVVLGPDGNLFGAEVSDQQNGTYVVSYRPQLEGEHLVSVTLCNQHIENSPFKVVVKSGRSYVGIGLPGLSFGSEGDSDGKLCRPWGVSVDKEGYIIVADRSNNRIQVFKPCGAFHHKFGTLGSRPGQFDRPAGVACDASRRIVVADKDNHRIQIFTFEGQFLLKFGEKGTKNGQFNYPWDVAVNSEGKILVSDTRNHRIQLFGPDGVFLNKYGFEGALWKHFDSPRGVAFNHEGHLVVTDFNNHRLLVIHPDCQSARFLGSEGTGNGQFLRPQGVAVDQEGRIIVADSRNHRVQMFESNGSFLCKFGAQGSGFGQMDRPSGIAITPDGMIVVVDFGNNRILVF